In Nocardia asteroides, a single genomic region encodes these proteins:
- a CDS encoding class I adenylate-forming enzyme family protein, which yields MSLSETDLSIGRLLARAAAEHGEHTYLASPTARLTYAEAERRSALAARRLLRDGVGKGTRVGLLFPNDVDWIVWWLAVSRIGALAVPLSTLYPPAELGKVIRLADIGVLVAPPDILGTPTAERLEAALPGLASATTTLLSLPTAPYLRRIALPGAATESSAAAIALPGGAPRLWADTTALDENAALPPELLAAVENEVTAADLAIMIHTSGSTADPKGVLHTHGTLVRQTAGWPAAISALCGGSAAPRVFSSMPFFWIGGVLAATGALHERVTLLVMPRPEPGAALDLIERERGEGIVGWPAFTRRLREHPTFAERDLSAAPLLLDGPLDVALYNVPDEFPVHRSLSETAGSFLHTDIRIVDDEGCPVPDGTTGELHIRGIGVMSGYNRRERHDVFDPDGWYHTGDRVYRLAGDPRLFYVGRTSELIKVAGANVSPREVEAVVEGFDGVQQCLVLGVEDPDRGEQVCAVVVPDTVDVDAVAAHTRRELSAYKVPTRWIRTTGERVPTLPSGKLDRRGLRALIADGTLG from the coding sequence ATGTCGCTTTCGGAAACCGACCTCTCGATCGGTCGGCTGCTCGCCCGCGCCGCCGCGGAGCACGGCGAGCACACCTACCTCGCCTCACCCACCGCCCGGCTGACCTACGCCGAGGCCGAGCGCCGCTCCGCGCTCGCCGCGCGGCGGCTGCTGCGCGACGGCGTCGGCAAGGGCACCAGGGTCGGGCTGCTGTTCCCGAACGACGTCGACTGGATCGTCTGGTGGCTGGCCGTCTCCCGGATCGGCGCCCTCGCGGTCCCGCTGAGCACGCTCTACCCGCCGGCCGAGCTCGGCAAGGTGATCCGGCTCGCCGACATCGGCGTCCTCGTCGCCCCGCCGGACATCCTCGGCACCCCCACCGCCGAACGCCTCGAGGCCGCCCTGCCCGGGCTCGCCTCGGCCACCACCACCCTGCTGTCCCTGCCCACCGCACCGTACCTGCGCCGCATCGCGCTGCCCGGCGCCGCCACCGAGTCCTCGGCTGCCGCTATCGCGCTGCCCGGCGGCGCCCCTAGGCTCTGGGCGGACACCACGGCTCTCGACGAGAACGCGGCGCTGCCCCCGGAGCTCCTCGCCGCCGTCGAGAACGAGGTCACCGCCGCCGATCTCGCCATCATGATCCACACCTCCGGCTCCACCGCCGACCCGAAGGGCGTCCTGCACACGCACGGCACCCTGGTCCGCCAGACGGCGGGCTGGCCCGCGGCGATCAGCGCGCTCTGCGGCGGCTCGGCCGCGCCCCGCGTCTTCTCCTCGATGCCGTTCTTCTGGATCGGCGGCGTCCTCGCCGCGACCGGCGCGCTGCACGAGCGGGTCACCCTGCTGGTCATGCCGCGCCCGGAGCCCGGCGCCGCGCTCGACCTCATCGAGCGCGAGCGCGGCGAGGGCATCGTCGGCTGGCCCGCCTTCACCCGGCGCCTCCGCGAGCACCCGACCTTCGCCGAGCGCGACCTGAGCGCCGCGCCCCTGCTGCTCGACGGCCCGCTCGACGTCGCCCTGTACAACGTGCCCGACGAGTTCCCGGTGCACCGCAGCCTCTCCGAGACCGCGGGCAGCTTCCTGCACACCGACATCCGCATCGTGGACGACGAGGGGTGCCCCGTTCCCGACGGGACCACCGGCGAACTGCACATCCGCGGGATCGGCGTCATGTCCGGCTACAACAGGCGCGAGCGGCACGACGTCTTCGACCCGGACGGCTGGTACCACACCGGCGACCGCGTCTACCGGCTCGCCGGCGACCCGCGGCTGTTCTACGTCGGCCGCACCAGCGAACTCATCAAGGTGGCCGGGGCCAATGTCTCGCCGCGCGAGGTCGAGGCCGTTGTCGAGGGGTTCGACGGCGTCCAGCAGTGCCTCGTGCTCGGCGTGGAGGACCCCGACCGGGGCGAGCAGGTCTGCGCGGTCGTCGTCCCCGACACCGTCGATGTCGACGCCGTCGCCGCGCACACCCGGCGCGAACTCTCCGCCTACAAGGTCCCGACCCGCTGGATCCGCACCACCGGCGAGCGGGTCCCCACCCTCCCCAGCGGCAAACTCGACCGCCGCGGGCTGCGCGCGCTGATCGCGGACGGCACGCTCGGCTGA
- a CDS encoding acyl-CoA thioesterase, producing the protein MEPRHPFDAATALDPVAEGEFRGHTAPEYSNMVGPFGGITAATLLRAVLDDPRRLGEPVSLTVNFAGPIADGPFTVRTHPARTNRSTQHWTLELVQDDAVTTTATAVTALRRPTWTDSEIAPPQVPPFAEAAPFLPPEFPVWMGKYEQHFVEGAGLLAAEAGPRPDSVTTVWVRDTPPRPLDRPALTALCDVFIPRAMVRTGRLVPAGTVSLTVYFHADAGVLAAVADRPVLGTARAQHFGAGFFDQSATVWSPDGVVLATSHQLVYFKD; encoded by the coding sequence GTGGAACCGCGCCACCCGTTCGACGCCGCCACCGCACTCGACCCGGTGGCCGAGGGCGAGTTCCGCGGCCACACCGCGCCCGAGTACAGCAACATGGTCGGCCCGTTCGGCGGCATCACCGCGGCGACGCTGCTGCGCGCGGTGCTCGACGATCCGCGCCGCCTGGGCGAGCCGGTCTCCCTCACCGTCAACTTCGCCGGCCCGATCGCCGACGGCCCGTTCACCGTGCGCACCCACCCGGCGCGGACCAACCGCAGCACCCAGCACTGGACCCTCGAGCTCGTCCAGGACGACGCCGTCACCACCACCGCGACGGCGGTGACCGCGCTCCGCCGCCCCACCTGGACCGACTCCGAGATCGCGCCCCCGCAGGTTCCGCCGTTCGCGGAGGCGGCGCCGTTCCTGCCGCCCGAGTTCCCGGTCTGGATGGGCAAATACGAGCAGCACTTCGTCGAGGGCGCGGGTCTGCTCGCCGCCGAGGCGGGGCCGCGGCCGGACTCGGTCACCACCGTCTGGGTGCGCGACACCCCGCCCCGCCCGCTGGACCGCCCGGCTCTGACCGCGCTCTGCGACGTGTTCATTCCGCGCGCGATGGTCCGCACCGGCCGGCTCGTGCCCGCGGGGACCGTCTCGCTGACCGTGTACTTCCACGCCGATGCCGGGGTGCTCGCTGCCGTAGCCGATCGCCCGGTGCTCGGCACCGCCCGCGCCCAGCACTTCGGCGCCGGGTTCTTCGACCAGAGCGCGACGGTCTGGAGCCCGGACGGGGTCGTGCTGGCCACCAGCCACCAGCTCGTCTACTTCAAGGACTGA
- a CDS encoding TetR/AcrR family transcriptional regulator: protein MTRSGPTTPKPSRRRYSGVAPEERVRRRRAAILDSALEQFGSTGYAAASIKQICRGAGITERYFYESFAGREACLAALYDTLAEGMRAATVAALEQASPDLDARSAAGLAAFIRYLTGDPRRAKVVLIEVVGVSPEMERRRHLVLRDFVDTVLATWGGDGARGRRLTATALVGGVNHLLVDWLLDGCRDDPADLVEVCVELFVAARRAGEP, encoded by the coding sequence ATGACCCGCTCGGGACCGACCACCCCGAAGCCGTCCCGCCGCAGGTACTCCGGCGTCGCGCCGGAGGAGCGCGTGCGCAGGCGCCGCGCGGCCATCCTCGACTCCGCCCTCGAACAGTTCGGCAGCACCGGCTACGCCGCCGCGTCGATCAAGCAGATCTGCCGCGGGGCAGGCATCACCGAGCGCTACTTCTACGAGTCGTTCGCCGGCCGGGAGGCGTGCCTCGCCGCGCTCTACGACACCCTGGCCGAGGGGATGCGCGCGGCGACGGTCGCCGCGCTGGAACAGGCGAGCCCCGATCTCGACGCCCGCTCGGCGGCCGGGCTGGCCGCCTTCATCCGGTACCTGACCGGGGATCCGCGCCGCGCGAAGGTGGTGCTCATCGAGGTGGTCGGGGTCTCCCCGGAGATGGAGCGGCGGCGGCACCTGGTGCTCCGCGATTTCGTCGACACCGTCCTCGCCACCTGGGGCGGCGACGGTGCGCGCGGGCGGCGGCTGACCGCGACGGCGCTGGTCGGCGGGGTCAACCACCTGCTGGTCGACTGGTTGCTGGACGGGTGCCGGGACGACCCCGCCGACCTCGTCGAGGTCTGTGTCGAGCTGTTCGTCGCCGCCCGCCGGGCGGGCGAGCCCTAG
- a CDS encoding SDR family NAD(P)-dependent oxidoreductase has translation MTETALAGRIVAVTGGAGGIGREIAGRLAAAGARVAIGDGDAPAAAAAARALPGQVRGFALAVTDSGSFRRFLGAVGELWGPLDVLVTDAGLAASGNRPDGARTIAVNLPGVIVGVRLVAPGMRARGSGHIVAVAAATRAGESLCATTGHGLLGYLRGVREQLRGSGVEVSALMPGGGSPLGGTVDAGDVAAAVVDIVTARFRTGSPAGPELLARALREPPGTPPIDVPRRPFFRPTGSP, from the coding sequence ATGACGGAGACAGCGCTGGCCGGGCGGATCGTCGCGGTCACCGGCGGCGCCGGTGGCATCGGGCGGGAGATCGCGGGCCGGCTCGCCGCGGCCGGTGCGCGGGTGGCGATCGGTGACGGCGACGCCCCCGCCGCCGCGGCGGCCGCGCGAGCGCTGCCGGGACAGGTGCGCGGCTTCGCCCTCGCGGTGACCGACAGCGGGTCGTTCCGGCGGTTCCTCGGCGCGGTCGGGGAGCTGTGGGGCCCACTCGACGTGCTGGTCACCGACGCCGGGCTCGCGGCATCCGGGAACCGGCCGGACGGCGCGCGGACGATCGCGGTGAACCTGCCCGGGGTGATCGTCGGGGTGCGGCTCGTAGCGCCGGGCATGCGCGCCAGGGGCAGCGGCCACATCGTCGCCGTCGCGGCCGCCACCCGCGCGGGCGAATCCCTCTGCGCCACGACCGGACACGGCCTCCTCGGTTACCTGCGCGGCGTGCGCGAGCAGCTACGCGGCAGCGGCGTCGAGGTGTCGGCGCTCATGCCCGGCGGCGGCTCCCCGCTCGGGGGCACCGTCGACGCCGGTGACGTCGCCGCCGCCGTAGTGGACATCGTGACCGCGCGCTTCCGGACCGGCTCCCCCGCCGGTCCCGAGCTGCTCGCGCGGGCACTGCGCGAGCCCCCCGGCACTCCCCCGATCGACGTGCCCCGTCGACCATTTTTCCGACCGACAGGATCACCATGA
- a CDS encoding alpha/beta hydrolase fold domain-containing protein: protein MTGTGRPARRSVAAGLTIWASRIFVRPTLWLLPLSSLIGVLGYRGTQVVACRMWFARMLPHTVVDTAWPGGRIVGEWVGGEAEPGSRTIYYIHGSGYISCSPATHRGLVSELARRLNRPVFAVRYRRAPRYRFPAAHDDVLHGYLWLLARGHRGGDIVVAGDSAGGHLALGLCGQLRALGLGQPAAVIGFSSLVDPTWQLAEANGSQVWDQFISARTGRRITHTYLAGADLDDPRLDVLGTVGADLPPMLLQAGASEALGSDSAHYAAALNAAGGRCELELWPGMFHVFQMGYPRLPEARRALDSVERFVARVDSSSQPRDHAG, encoded by the coding sequence ATGACCGGCACCGGCCGCCCCGCACGTCGTTCCGTCGCGGCCGGGCTGACGATCTGGGCCTCGCGGATCTTCGTCCGGCCGACGCTGTGGCTGCTCCCGCTGAGCTCCCTGATCGGCGTGCTCGGCTACCGCGGCACGCAGGTCGTCGCATGCCGGATGTGGTTCGCCCGCATGCTCCCGCACACCGTGGTCGACACCGCGTGGCCCGGTGGCAGGATCGTCGGTGAGTGGGTCGGCGGGGAAGCGGAGCCCGGCAGCCGCACGATCTACTACATCCACGGCAGCGGCTACATCAGCTGCAGCCCGGCGACGCACCGCGGCCTGGTCTCCGAACTGGCGCGCAGGCTGAACAGACCGGTCTTCGCGGTGCGCTACCGGCGCGCGCCGCGGTACCGCTTCCCGGCCGCCCACGACGACGTACTCCACGGATACCTGTGGCTGCTCGCGCGCGGGCACCGGGGCGGCGACATCGTCGTGGCAGGCGACTCGGCCGGTGGCCACCTGGCCCTCGGGCTGTGCGGGCAGCTCCGCGCGCTCGGGCTGGGACAGCCGGCCGCCGTGATCGGCTTCTCCAGCCTCGTCGACCCGACCTGGCAGCTGGCCGAGGCCAACGGCAGCCAGGTGTGGGACCAGTTCATCTCGGCGCGGACCGGGCGCCGCATCACCCACACCTACCTGGCCGGAGCCGATCTCGACGATCCGCGCCTCGACGTGCTCGGCACGGTCGGCGCCGACCTCCCGCCGATGCTGCTGCAGGCCGGTGCGAGCGAGGCCCTCGGCTCGGACTCCGCGCACTACGCCGCGGCGCTGAACGCCGCGGGCGGGCGCTGCGAGCTCGAGCTGTGGCCGGGGATGTTCCACGTGTTCCAGATGGGCTACCCGCGGCTGCCGGAGGCGCGACGCGCCCTGGACAGTGTCGAGCGGTTCGTCGCGCGGGTGGACAGCTCTTCCCAACCCCGCGATCACGCCGGGTGA
- a CDS encoding helix-turn-helix transcriptional regulator, with amino-acid sequence MSIPELSSPESDIADNVVEQPNSAGAALYLICSLDRAEDMRPENLSRLRRASAALIRGDLPATRDLADAVLADPRLSEAARDQVAALRLSVGAVLDEPLAYRTAVSLVQRAAGAHTAARSVALCTVAARKWRSGDLNGGLWYSQLAANLAESTTQVWRSYTRLLLARKLADIRVTDRATDLLADIQSTYESYGMHAFTSIPMTLRATLELQRNNTDRALRMATAAVGVPQHRTTTVAVPRALSISAAAYLRFGDIEMASTCLDILRGQPEPYLLADSLARAALIEIVLIRLRAGAAAAVSLARSHWAVLTTDVTCFIEDPTVPAWLVSTMMRGGGTDLAARIVTLTERLAAANPGIAALDHAARHAGGMFTEDATLLRSLTDVTTDPYLRQRLDADIAALESRPIGWPAPSRAVRTARPGPAAGQPPRQAPADEQPVHRPDGLAELTDREQDIAGLVGQGMTNRQAALRIGVSEHTVNFHLRKIFRKLDLSSRAELARFIAEAHRQ; translated from the coding sequence GTGAGCATTCCCGAACTGTCCTCGCCGGAATCGGACATCGCGGACAATGTCGTCGAACAGCCGAACTCGGCCGGTGCAGCGCTCTACCTCATCTGCTCGCTGGACCGGGCCGAGGATATGAGACCGGAGAATCTGTCCCGGCTTCGCCGCGCGAGCGCGGCGCTGATCCGCGGCGATCTCCCCGCGACCCGGGATCTCGCCGATGCCGTGCTCGCGGACCCGCGGCTCTCCGAGGCGGCTCGCGACCAGGTGGCCGCGCTGCGACTGAGCGTAGGCGCCGTGCTCGACGAGCCGCTCGCGTACCGCACCGCCGTGTCGCTCGTGCAGCGGGCCGCCGGTGCGCACACCGCCGCCCGATCGGTCGCGCTGTGCACGGTGGCCGCTCGCAAATGGCGGTCGGGAGATCTGAACGGCGGATTGTGGTATAGCCAGCTGGCAGCGAATCTGGCCGAATCCACGACCCAGGTGTGGCGTTCCTACACCCGGCTTCTGCTCGCCCGGAAACTGGCCGATATCCGGGTCACCGACCGCGCCACGGATCTGCTGGCCGACATTCAATCCACATACGAAAGCTACGGAATGCACGCTTTCACATCGATACCGATGACCCTGCGGGCGACATTGGAGCTACAGCGAAACAATACGGATCGAGCATTGCGGATGGCGACCGCGGCCGTCGGCGTACCGCAACACCGGACGACGACCGTCGCGGTACCGCGCGCATTGTCGATATCGGCCGCCGCATATCTGCGATTCGGTGACATCGAGATGGCATCGACCTGTCTGGATATTCTGCGCGGCCAGCCCGAACCGTACCTGCTCGCCGATTCGCTGGCGCGCGCGGCGCTCATCGAGATCGTCCTGATCCGGCTGCGCGCCGGCGCGGCGGCGGCCGTCTCCCTGGCCAGGTCGCACTGGGCTGTGCTGACCACCGATGTCACCTGCTTCATCGAGGATCCCACCGTCCCGGCCTGGTTGGTGTCCACCATGATGCGGGGCGGCGGGACCGATCTGGCCGCCCGCATCGTGACGCTCACCGAGCGATTGGCCGCCGCCAACCCCGGCATCGCCGCGCTGGACCACGCGGCCAGACATGCCGGAGGAATGTTCACCGAGGACGCGACGCTGCTTCGGTCGCTCACCGACGTGACCACCGATCCCTACCTGCGGCAGCGGCTCGACGCCGATATCGCGGCGCTGGAGAGCCGGCCGATCGGCTGGCCGGCACCGAGCCGCGCGGTGCGCACCGCCCGGCCGGGCCCCGCCGCCGGGCAGCCACCCCGGCAAGCGCCCGCCGATGAACAGCCCGTTCATCGGCCGGACGGGCTCGCCGAACTCACCGATCGCGAACAGGACATCGCCGGGCTGGTGGGGCAGGGGATGACGAACCGCCAAGCGGCGCTCCGGATCGGCGTATCGGAGCACACCGTCAATTTTCACCTGCGCAAGATCTTCCGGAAGCTCGATCTCTCCTCGCGCGCCGAACTCGCCCGGTTCATCGCGGAGGCCCACCGGCAGTAG